One stretch of Bombina bombina isolate aBomBom1 chromosome 7, aBomBom1.pri, whole genome shotgun sequence DNA includes these proteins:
- the LOC128636081 gene encoding olfactory receptor 1038-like, with amino-acid sequence MELANQTMVPFYILKGISDVPELQTMIFLLVLLIYLITLGGNMTIFLLICLDNQLHKPMYFFLGNLSLLDMCCTTLTLHKVPLNYISGDNSVSLPACMTQMYLISSIMTDELLLITSMSFDRYVAICNPLHYHMIMNRRLCGLLATICWVLGFIEIIPHIILVLRFTCYTTNVINHFYCDLVPLIKMSCSDTTAIELVILFEGTLLAFFIPLSLTIISYILIIAAILRIHSSTGRRKAFYTCSSHLTVVILLYTTLTCQYLRPTSMDSLGYNKLFSLFNAAAVPMLNPLIYSLKNKDVKAALKRGLKLL; translated from the coding sequence ATGGAGTTGGCAAATCAGACCATGGTGCCATTTTACATACTGAAGGGTATCTCTGATGTCCCTGAGCTTCAGACTATGATCTTCCTTCTGGTTCTTCTCATATATCTCATCACCCTTGGTGGAAATATGACTATTTTTCTGCTTATCTGCCTGGATAATCAATTGCACAAACCTATGTATTTCTTTCTAGGAAATTTATCTCTCCTGGACATGTGTTGTACAACTCTCACTCTACATAAGGTCCCTCTGAACTACATATCAGGGGATAACAGTGTTTCTTTACccgcttgtatgacacaaatgtatTTAATTTCATCTATAATGACTGATGAACTATTACTAATCACAAGCATGAGTTTTGATCGTTATGTTGCCATCTGTAACCCTTTGCACTATCATATGATCATGAACCGTAGACTATGTGGTCTATTGGCAACCATCTGTTGGGTACTTGGATTTATTGAAATTATACCTCACATCATCTTGGTATTACGTTTTACTTGCTATACTACTAATGTAATAAACCACTTTTATTGTGATCTTGTCCCCTTAATTAAGATGTCTTGCAGTGATACCACTGCTATTGAACTTGTCATTCTGTTTGAGGGAACCCTACTTGCCTTTTTCATCCCCCTTTCTCTCACAATTATCTCCTACATTCTTATCATTGCTGCCATTTTGAGAATTCATTCTAGCACCGGGAGACGTAAAGCCTTCTACACGTGTTCCTCACACCTCACAGTTGTCATTCTCCTATACACCACTCTCACCTGCCAATACCTGAGGCCAACCTCAATGGACAGCTTGGGTTATAACAAACTGTTTTCTCTTTTTAATGCAGCTGCCGTCCCCATGCTCAATCCCCTGAtatacagtttaaaaaataaagatgtaaaagCAGCACTGAAACGGGGATTGAAGCTATTGTGA